Proteins encoded within one genomic window of Micromonospora halotolerans:
- a CDS encoding AAA family ATPase, producing the protein MADKRAEDDTEVRAALAEQGLEPTTNDDAVLSAYDALLRQAADYERAARAARERIQAAADAEAAADAARQRLDADIAEAASARDAAEALRAEATTELAQLRLRSEQVSAREQEARDGFTAQAQAAHAELDAELERRRQAAQIEEEERRRGLAEEHAEQVARLQEDQAALRRSEEELNDQRRAVLGQQFQLQRKLDDLEAEIQARAAADVAALDRELQVLRIQSDARIKTIDELRKQLADQEQQLLRIGGTDPQYLIDERDRLAADNAELRGKLAERLADDDLHRLRWLERQHREVTGERDRLAYRVQELEGAALASRINNLQLKQLSDAERHFEVVARGYESRIAELHGTVEQLTRDRPDPGTPLFPRCVAMDDDPQLNEPGAISAERPNLSQLARSLQAVMFADSRRAYRLNDVCVLLGGLAMSRLHLLEGMSGIGKTSLPVALAKALGTECTVVEVQAGWRDRTDLFGHHNTFERRFEESEFLQALYLAQTPRYRERPFFIVLDEMNLARPEQYFSVLLSKLEHEGEPIQLVTRGTGRAPQWFVDGWRIRLPRNVWFIGTANQDESTLEFADKTYNRAHLMELPAQRPWLPQAATVPEIEPYGAVALRKSFEQAKQTHRTDTTEVREFLEEIADDLREHGRAVMGPRLERQLEAFVPVVVAAHAGDPVAERPEGEDSGQDGRSLAADHFLARKVLRSLRGRYDVTPGGLNKIRDVVCTVWELRGLRGAPVRCVRLLDDEQRRREG; encoded by the coding sequence GTGGCCGATAAGCGGGCCGAGGACGACACGGAGGTCAGAGCTGCCCTCGCTGAGCAGGGGCTGGAGCCGACCACGAACGACGACGCGGTGCTGTCCGCGTACGACGCCCTGCTGCGCCAAGCCGCCGACTACGAGCGCGCGGCGAGAGCGGCTCGGGAACGGATACAGGCGGCCGCGGACGCGGAGGCTGCTGCGGACGCCGCCCGCCAGCGCCTCGACGCGGATATCGCTGAGGCCGCCTCGGCCCGCGACGCCGCCGAGGCGCTCAGGGCCGAGGCCACCACCGAACTGGCGCAGCTGCGTCTCCGGAGCGAGCAGGTGAGCGCCCGCGAGCAGGAGGCCCGGGACGGATTCACCGCACAGGCCCAGGCGGCCCACGCCGAGCTCGATGCCGAGCTGGAACGCCGCCGGCAGGCGGCACAAATCGAAGAGGAGGAGCGGCGGCGCGGGCTCGCCGAGGAGCACGCGGAACAGGTGGCCCGGCTGCAGGAGGACCAAGCGGCGCTCCGCCGGTCCGAGGAGGAGCTGAATGACCAACGCAGGGCGGTACTGGGACAGCAGTTCCAGTTGCAACGCAAGCTCGACGACTTGGAGGCGGAGATTCAGGCACGCGCCGCGGCCGACGTCGCCGCCCTCGACCGCGAGCTGCAAGTCCTGCGGATCCAGTCCGACGCTCGGATCAAGACAATCGACGAGCTGCGCAAGCAGCTGGCCGACCAGGAGCAGCAACTGCTGCGGATCGGTGGCACTGACCCGCAGTACCTCATCGACGAACGCGACCGGCTGGCCGCTGACAACGCTGAGCTGCGCGGCAAGCTCGCCGAGCGGCTGGCCGACGACGACCTGCACCGGCTGCGCTGGCTGGAGCGGCAGCACCGGGAGGTGACCGGCGAGCGCGACCGCCTCGCCTACCGTGTACAGGAGCTGGAGGGTGCTGCCCTCGCGAGCCGCATCAACAACCTGCAGTTGAAGCAGCTCAGCGACGCTGAGCGGCACTTCGAGGTGGTCGCCCGCGGCTACGAGAGCCGGATCGCCGAGCTGCACGGCACCGTCGAGCAGCTGACCCGGGATCGTCCCGACCCCGGCACGCCGCTCTTCCCCCGCTGCGTTGCGATGGACGACGACCCGCAGCTGAACGAACCCGGAGCGATCAGCGCCGAGCGGCCCAACCTCTCGCAGCTGGCCCGGTCGCTGCAGGCGGTCATGTTCGCCGACAGCCGGCGGGCCTACCGGCTCAACGACGTGTGCGTCCTCCTCGGCGGACTGGCGATGAGCCGGCTGCACCTGTTGGAGGGCATGAGCGGCATCGGCAAGACATCGCTGCCGGTCGCCCTCGCCAAGGCGCTCGGCACCGAGTGCACCGTCGTCGAGGTGCAAGCCGGCTGGCGCGACCGGACGGACCTCTTCGGACACCACAACACATTCGAGCGCCGCTTCGAGGAGTCCGAATTCCTCCAAGCCCTGTACCTGGCGCAGACGCCGAGGTACCGGGAACGGCCGTTCTTCATCGTTCTCGACGAAATGAACCTCGCCCGGCCGGAACAATACTTCTCGGTCCTACTGTCGAAGCTCGAGCACGAGGGCGAGCCGATCCAGCTGGTCACTCGCGGCACCGGCCGGGCGCCCCAGTGGTTCGTGGACGGCTGGCGGATCCGCCTGCCCCGAAACGTCTGGTTCATCGGCACAGCGAACCAGGACGAGTCGACGCTGGAGTTCGCTGACAAGACCTACAATCGCGCGCACCTGATGGAGCTGCCGGCCCAGCGTCCCTGGCTGCCGCAGGCGGCAACGGTCCCGGAGATCGAGCCGTACGGCGCTGTCGCGCTGCGCAAGTCGTTCGAGCAGGCCAAGCAGACGCACCGGACAGACACGACCGAGGTGCGCGAGTTCCTGGAGGAGATAGCCGACGACCTGCGCGAGCACGGCCGGGCGGTCATGGGCCCGCGGCTCGAGCGCCAGCTGGAGGCGTTCGTACCTGTCGTCGTCGCGGCCCACGCCGGCGACCCGGTCGCCGAACGGCCGGAGGGCGAAGACAGCGGACAGGACGGCCGGTCGCTCGCCGCCGACCACTTCCTGGCCCGGAAGGTCCTTCGTTCCCTGCGCGGTCGGTACGACGTCACCCCCGGCGGCCTCAACAAGATTCGGGACGTCGTCTGCACCGTCTGGGAGCTGCGCGGATTGCGCGGTGCCCCGGTGCGGTGCGTGCGCCTCCTCGACGATGAGCAGCGGCGCAGGGAAGGGTGA